GATGCACGATGAGCAACAGCAGAGCCGGCCGCTTGCCGAGCAGCCCACGCAGCCGTTGGTCGAACAGCGCGCTGTCGGCCTTCCGCCCGAGCGCGGTGGCTTCGAGCAGGATGTGCGCGCCGCTGAGGTCGTTCCCGTATTCATCTTCGCCCAGCCCGTTGAGGTACACCAGCCGCTCCAGTTCAAACGTGGTGTCCGAAGCGCCGGCGTAGTAATAGTAGTCGCGGTAGTAACAAAAGCTCGCGCCGTTGGCTTCGAGGTTGCGGCCCTGCGTGGCGCGTGGCGAGAGCGCGTGGTCCTGGAATCCGTTCTCGCGGCCCAATGGCACCAGTCCCCAGCGCCGGAAATTGTCGGCGATGTATCGTGCGGCACGGCGCTGCCCCTCTTTGCCGGTCTCGCGCCCCTCGAGCGAATCGGCGGTGAGCACCTGCAGGTGACGGTATAGGGAATCCGTTGAGATGCGGTTGCCGTACTCGATGGCCACGGGCGACAAGACCTGCGCCCGCGCGCCTTGCACGAGACCCGCTGCCAGCACCCACGCGCAGCAGCAGCGGATCAGGGCAGGTACACGGTGCCTTCGAGGTAAAAGACGGCTTGTCCTTTCATGAGCACGCGCTCGTCGTTCAGTTGTTCGCATACGAGATGGCCTCCGCGCCCGCTGAGTTGCCGGGCGTTCAGTTGTCGCTTGTCGAGCCGCCGGCTCCAGAACGGGATGAGTTGTGAATGCGCCGAGCCGGTGACGGGATCTTCGTCGATGCCCAGTCCCGGCGCGAAGAAACGGGAGACGAAATCGGTCTCGCCGCTGCCTCTGGCGGTGATGATGAGTTTGTCGCAGATCTTTTTCAAGGCCCCGAACTCGGGCGCGCAGTCGCGCACGGCTGCTTCGTCTTCGAGCAGCAGCAGCAGGTCGCGGTAACGGTGCGCTTCGAGAATCTTCACTCCGCCCAGTGCTTCCGCGATGCCGGCGGGT
This genomic stretch from Bacteroidota bacterium harbors:
- a CDS encoding PhzF family phenazine biosynthesis protein, coding for MELKLYQVDAFTDRLFGGNPAAVMPLRGELPEALMQSIAAENNLSETAYLRPAGAAGEYHIRWFTPAAEINLCGHATLASAWVVFNKLGDTSETLVFHSKSGPLRVRRAGDWIALDFPSWRPEPVEVPAGIAEALGGVKILEAHRYRDLLLLLEDEAAVRDCAPEFGALKKICDKLIITARGSGETDFVSRFFAPGLGIDEDPVTGSAHSQLIPFWSRRLDKRQLNARQLSGRGGHLVCEQLNDERVLMKGQAVFYLEGTVYLP